The Candidatus Angelobacter sp. genomic interval GAACTCGCCACTCATCAGTCATCACTCGCCACTCTGTTGAATCTCCCGATTCAACAGTGCTGGCCACTCGATGGCGGACGTTTCATCACATTGCCCTGCGTCGTCACCAAAGACCCCGACACCGGCGAGCGCAACGTCGGCATGTATCGCATCCAGATTTACGACGACCGCACCACCGGCATGCACTGGCAGCTCCAAAAAGTCGGCGCGCGGCACGGCCGCCGTTACTACGAAACCGGCACGCGCATGCCTGTCGCCATTTTTCTCGGCGGCGATCCAGTGTTCACTTTCGCCGCCACCGCGCCGTTGCCTGATGGCCTCGACGAATTCCTCCTCGCCGGTTACCTCCGCAAAAAATCCGTCGAACTCGTCAAGTGCGAGACCAACGACCTCGAAGTCCCCGCCAACGCCGATTTCGTCATCGAAGGCTACGTTGACCCGACCGAGCCGCTCCGCGACGAAGGCCCGTTCGGCGACCACACCGGCTATTACACGTTGCCCGAGCCGTATCCCGTCTTCCACGTCACCGCCATCACGCACCGCAAGGACGCCGTCTATCCCGCCACCATCGTCGGCATCCCACCGATGGAAGACTTCTACATCGGCGGCGCGTCCGTGAAACTCTTCCTGCCCAT includes:
- a CDS encoding UbiD family decarboxylase; amino-acid sequence: ELATHQSSLATLLNLPIQQCWPLDGGRFITLPCVVTKDPDTGERNVGMYRIQIYDDRTTGMHWQLQKVGARHGRRYYETGTRMPVAIFLGGDPVFTFAATAPLPDGLDEFLLAGYLRKKSVELVKCETNDLEVPANADFVIEGYVDPTEPLRDEGPFGDHTGYYTLPEPYPVFHVTAITHRKDAVYPATIVGIPPMEDFYIGGASVKLFLPIFKMNFPEIVDIALPAEGVFHNLVFVSIKKTYPMQAYKIMHGLWGMGQMMFTKYIIVVDDDVDVHNTSEVLFRLCANTDPQRDSIFTKGPSDVLDHATSEIAIGSKLGIDATKKISGEGFKRPWPPLIKMDAAVKAKVERIFGDVA